One window of Mesotoga sp. Brook.08.105.5.1 genomic DNA carries:
- a CDS encoding radical SAM protein — MSLTERVMELGKRLFIIEDADGAGPLSFNSSPGLYIHIPFCPEFCSFCPYNKIKYDSKLTNKYLTTLKRESDLQKIAQFSSIYIGGGTPSYDLNLLKGVVSHFREMANGEIALEIHPADVSIKRLEEIRETGVNFVSLGIQSFDDFTLNSMGRRRQDSSVSHNSIAETTSAGFDFVDVDLIFDYQLDRGRIVEDLETAISYGPEQVSVYPMMRFADTAYKNTKNDPEKELEILEELEDVALTNGYVRDSLWTFKKRGEKRKYSSVSREFFMGIGTSASSFNGKDFRTNTFSLDEYFSFVDSGKLPVSKTIKMGKFSAILYYSFWALYGGHLDLGSVEEHFGRLPLRMRFLLYSTITRGYLKRESDIIKPTRLGTRELHIIEEWLTYSFIDQIWADLRSRARDHSVSGESVL, encoded by the coding sequence ATGAGTCTTACCGAAAGAGTTATGGAACTTGGCAAAAGGCTGTTTATAATAGAGGACGCGGATGGTGCTGGACCACTGAGCTTTAATTCATCCCCAGGGCTGTATATACACATACCATTTTGCCCGGAGTTTTGCAGCTTTTGCCCCTACAACAAAATCAAATACGACTCTAAACTGACAAACAAATACCTAACGACTTTGAAGCGCGAATCCGATCTCCAAAAAATCGCACAATTCAGTTCCATATACATAGGAGGTGGAACACCTTCTTATGACCTGAACCTTCTAAAGGGAGTTGTCTCTCATTTCAGGGAAATGGCGAATGGCGAAATCGCTCTTGAAATCCACCCGGCAGATGTTTCCATTAAGAGGCTTGAAGAAATAAGAGAGACTGGCGTTAACTTCGTCAGTCTGGGAATACAATCCTTCGACGATTTCACTTTGAACTCTATGGGGCGAAGGAGACAGGATTCCAGCGTTTCGCATAATTCGATAGCCGAGACTACTTCGGCGGGCTTTGACTTTGTAGACGTAGACTTGATCTTCGATTACCAACTTGACCGGGGAAGAATCGTTGAGGATCTTGAGACGGCTATTTCTTACGGCCCGGAACAGGTATCAGTCTATCCAATGATGCGTTTTGCAGACACGGCCTACAAAAACACTAAGAACGATCCCGAGAAGGAACTCGAGATACTGGAAGAACTTGAAGACGTCGCTCTCACAAATGGTTATGTTAGAGATTCTCTCTGGACCTTCAAAAAGAGGGGAGAAAAGAGAAAGTACAGCTCTGTTTCACGTGAGTTCTTTATGGGAATTGGCACGAGCGCCTCTTCCTTCAACGGAAAGGATTTTCGAACTAATACCTTTTCTCTCGATGAATACTTCTCCTTTGTCGATTCCGGGAAGCTTCCGGTCAGTAAGACGATCAAAATGGGTAAGTTTTCGGCGATTCTCTATTACTCTTTCTGGGCGCTTTACGGTGGCCACCTCGATCTCGGCAGTGTTGAAGAACACTTTGGAAGACTTCCATTGAGGATGAGATTTCTCCTTTACTCGACAATAACAAGAGGGTATCTCAAAAGAGAGAGTGACATCATCAAACCAACCAGATTGGGCACAAGGGAACTCCACATCATCGAAGAGTGGCTGACCTACAGTTTTATTGATCAAATATGGGCCGATTTGAGAAGCAGAGCGAGAGATCACTCTGTTTCGGGCGAATCGGTACTGTAA